A genomic segment from Glycine max cultivar Williams 82 chromosome 1, Glycine_max_v4.0, whole genome shotgun sequence encodes:
- the LOC100799834 gene encoding stAR-related lipid transfer protein 7, mitochondrial, whose protein sequence is MEDSFFDVVEFLKKPSLTETFVDILLCAVPIWLAVMIGLVIGWSWRPRWTGLVFLGLRSKFRFLWTAPPGFGARRLWLAFTALSAFTYWFNFKGKTKAKTQDPSPSQSDTADSNAISLTARSGDMAEEREQDTVTQADLEHFLHLLEGKDEMMDWQSFMERSTPNMQYKAWRHDPETGPTVYCSRTVFDDATPELVRDFFWDDDFRPKWDAMLAYCKVLEECPRNGTMISHWIKKFPFFCSDREYIIARRIWQAGNTYYCVTKGVPYPSLPKRDKPRRVELYFSSWVIKPVESRKGDGQMSACEVTLLHYEDMGIPKDVAKLGVRHGMWGAVKKLHSGMRAYQNARKTEASLSRCALMASKTTKISSDTNMHSSEPASCMEDRVQAMSNTAQKGNGIDWKWVAVGGTVALVLGLHTSAVGRALLLGAGHRIARR, encoded by the exons ATGGAGGATTCTTTCTTCGACGTGGTTGAGTTTCTGAAGAAACCCTCGTTAACGGAGACATTCGTCGACATTTTGCTATGCGCGGTTCCGATTTGGCTGGCCGTGATGATCGGCCTGGTGATCGGTTGGTCGTGGCGGCCGCGCTGGACGGGGCTCGTCTTCCTCGGCCTCCGCAGCAAGTTCAGATTCCTCTGGACGGCGCCGCCGGGCTTCGGCGCCCGCCGCCTCTGGCTCGCCTTCACCGCCCTCTCCGCCTTCACCTATTGGTTCAATTTCAAAGGCAAGACCAAGGCCAAAACTCAAGATCCCTCGCCTTCGCAATCCGATACTGCCGACTCCAACGCCATCTCACTCACTGCTCG GTCCGGTGATATGGCTGAGGAGAGGGAGCAGGACACTGTTACACAGGCCGATTTGGaacattttcttcatcttcttgaAGGGAAGGATGAAATGATGGACTGGCAGAGTTTTATGGAAAGGTCAACACCAAACATGCAGTACAAAGCTTGGCGTCACGATCCTGAG ACAGGTCCTACTGTTTACTGTAGTAGAACTGTCTTCGATGATGCAACTCCAGAGTTGGTGAGGGATTTCTTCTGGGATGATGACTTTCGTCCTAAATGGGATGCTATGCTTGCATACTGCAAAGTATTGGAGGAATGCCCTCGTAATGGGACAATGATTTCTCACTGGATTAAAAAG TTCCCCTTTTTTTGTAGCGATAGAGAATACATCATTGCTCGAAGAATATGGCAAGCTGGAAACACATACTATTGTGTGACGAAG GGAGTACCCTATCCAAGTTTGCCAAAACGGGATAAGCCCAGACGTGTGGAGCTCTATTTTTCTAGTTGGGTAATCAAACCTG TGGAATCTCGCAAAGGAGATGGTCAGATGTCTGCATGTGAGGTTACCCTGCTACATTATGAAGACATGGGGATTCCCAAAGATGTTGCGAAGTTGGGAGTCCGGCATGGAATGTGGGGAGCTGTCAAAAAATTGCATTCTGGAATGAGAGCTTACCAGAATGCTAGGAAAACAGAGGCTTCTTTATCAAGATGTGCATTGATGGCAAGTAAAACAACCAAGATTTCTTCTGACACAAACATGCATTCCTCAGAGCCTGCGTCTTGCATGGAAGATAGGGTGCAAGCCATGAGTAATACCGCACAAAAGGGTAATGGCATAGACTGGAAGTGGGTGGCTGTAGGTGGCACTGTTGCTCTGGTTTTGGGTCTTCATACTAGTGCTGTGGGGAGGGCGTTATTGTTGGGAGCAGGGCACAGAATTGCACGGAGGTGA
- the LOC100800712 gene encoding uncharacterized protein At2g34160 yields MEMTRVNAKSNNSNAKTNGVKEKAKKIVRIQVSKTKKPFFFYLNLAKKYIKQGNDVELSALGMAIPTVVIISEILKSNGWAFEKNITTSTVAAKEDKEGREIPKAKLGVLLGKAGDMDQSTVDASLGKNADD; encoded by the exons ATGGAGATGACGAGGGTGAATGCTAAGAGCAATAACTCCAACGCCAAGACTAATGGCGTGAAAGAGAAAGCCAAGAAGATAGTCCGAATTCAGGTTTCCAAAACCAAGAAACCTTTCTTCTTCTACCTCAATCTCGCTAAG AAATACATAAAACAGGGCAATGACGTCGAGCTCTCTGCATTGGGCATGG CTATTCCAACTGTTGTAATCATCTCTGAGATTTTGAAAAGCAACGGGTGGGCATTTGAGAAAA ATATTACGACATCCACTGTTGCTGCCAAGGAAGACAAGGAAGGTCGAGAGATTCCAAAGGCTAAG CTTGGGGTTTTGCTGGGAAAGGCTGGGGATATGGATCAAAGTACTGTTGATGCATCGTTGGGGAAGAATGCTGATGACTGA
- the LOC100306588 gene encoding Non-specific lipid transfer protein GPI-anchored 5-like precursor, whose product MEHTKMEMGLVLVVMAMLCAGAVAQSSCTNVLVSLSPCLNYITGNSSTPSSGCCSQLASVVRSQPQCLCQVLSGGGSSLGLNINQTQALALPGACEVQTPPTSQCNNAAASPPTGTVAESPNSAPSGTGGSKNLPTTDNGSSSGNSIKLSIPLILILAATYVSTFTSY is encoded by the exons ATGGAACACACAAAAATGGAGATGGGTTTGGTTTTGGTGGTAATGGCCATGCTGTGCGCAGGAGCTGTGGCACAATCGAGTTGCACAAATGTGTTAGTGAGCCTGTCACCATGCCTTAACTATATCACAGGGAATTCTTCGACCCCATCTTCAGGATGCTGCTCACAGCTTGCCAGTGTGGTGCGCTCACAACCACAATGCCTATGTCAGGTTCTTAGCGGCGGTGGATCATCACTGGGGCTCAACATCAACCAAACTCAGGCTCTGGCTTTGCCTGGTGCTTGCGAGGTGCAGACCCCACCCACCAGTCAGTGTAACAATG CTGCTGCTTCACCACCAACAGGAACAGTTGCGGAATCTCCAAATTCAGCTCCATCAG GAACTGGAGGATCCAAAAACCTACCCACAACTGATAATGGCTCATCCAGCGGAAATTCCATTAAGTTATCGATTCCTCTGATACTTATTTTGGCAGCAACATACGTGTCAACTTTCACATCATACTGA
- the LOC100801252 gene encoding non-specific lipid transfer protein GPI-anchored 20 encodes MVMAVELSNQLQHLYFFSPPLPFYSLFINFLTLLHFPIIKLPIPNCTFEHKQPKLQNMERFVRLTVVLAMAMVMAAPAYAQISSTPCSTSMINSLFNPCMNFLTNSSANGTSPTAECCNSIKSLTSGGMDCLCLIITGNVPFRIPINRTLAISLPRACNLPRLPLQCKTSGGSPLPAPGPAAFGPSLSPSAPSLSPEASSVLPSPSLAPVSDTTPPLLTPSSATTGSGRSDLTPSSAMSSYRFLPSVVLIVLGFAVLKHY; translated from the exons ATGGTTATGGCAGTTGAGCTTTCAAACCAACTTCAACACCTCTATTTTTTCTCCCCTCCACTTCCATtctattctctctttataaaTTTCCTTACCCTGCTGCACTTTCCCATCATCAAACTTCCAATTCCAAACTGCACTTTTGAACACAAGCAGCCAAAGCTTCAAAACATGGAACGTTTTGTGCGCCTAACTGTGGTATTAGCCATGGCTATGGTGATGGCTGCACCAGCCTACGCTCAGATCAGCAGCACGCCTTGCAGCACATCGATGATAAACAGTTTGTTCAACCCTTGTATGAATTTCCTCACAAATAGCAGTGCCAATGGCACTTCACCTACTGCTGAGTGCTGCAATTCCATCAAGTCACTCACAAGTGGTGGCATGGACTGTTTGTGTCTCATTATCACTGGCAATGTTCCCTTTAGAATACCAATCAACCGAACCTTGGCCATCTCTCTTCCTCGTGCTTGCAATTTGCCTCGTCTTCCACTTCAATGCAAAA CCTCAGGCGGTTCACCACTTCCAGCTCCAG GACCAGCGGCTTTTGGGCCATCTCTTTCTCCATCTGCTCCATCTCTTAGTCCTGAAG CTTCCTCTGTACTTCCCTCACCTTCTTTGGCACCAGTGTCTGACACAACCCCTCCTCTTTTGACTCCGTCATCTGCAACCACTGGAAGTGGCCGTTCTGATCTGACCCCATCATCTGCCATGTCATCTTACCGTTTTCTACCTTCAGTTGTGTTGATTGTGTTAGGATTTGCTGTTCTTAAACACTACTAG
- the LOC102662765 gene encoding non-specific lipid transfer protein GPI-anchored 25 produces the protein MMRVLDQSASFLSVVTPNAKRITATTKNAAAALLLLVFFLSAATEAAAGCTEELISFSACLPYVSYPPNNLTESASKKCCEEFSSAVESESVCLCYLIRQPLILGFPLNTTRLHSLSSLCSTSTSFPFLCSSSSSESSALPPLNSALPTQTEGSSASLSGAGGGGSRGKGGGSYGSGTTVVPTFTGAGGGSQHRSSHVSTLTTSQFLSIHLATIFLTTCHLYNSC, from the exons ATGATGAGAGTTCTTGATCAGTCGGCTTCGTTTCTTTCAGTAGTCACGCCAAATGCTAAGCGTATTACGGCCACAACCAAAAATGCAGCGGCGGCGTTGCTCCTCCTTGTATTCTTCCTCAGTGCAGCGACGGAGGCGGCGGCAGGGTGCACGGAAGAGCTGATATCGTTTTCAGCGTGTCTGCCATACGTGTCGTACCCGCCGAACAACCTCACAGAAAGTGCTTCGAAAAAGTGCTGCGAGGAGTTCTCCTCCGCCGTAGAATCAGAATCGGTTTGCCTCTGCTATCTGATCCGGCAGCCACTGATTCTGGGGTTCCCTCTCAACACCACCAGGCTCCATTCCCTCTCTTCCCTTTGCTCAACCTCAACCTCCTTCCCTTTTCTTTGCTCCTCATCATCATCAG AATCTTCGGCTCTGCCCCCTCTCAACAGCGCACTACCAACTCAAACTGAAGGATCTTCCGCTTCTT TGTCAGGGGCAGGAGGAGGTGGGTCCCGCGGTAAGGGAGGAGGATCTTATGGGAGTGGGACTACAGTAGTACCCACATTCACCGGCGCCGGAGGAGGTTCTCAGCATCGCTCCTCCCATGTTTCAACCCTCACTACCTCTCAATTCCTATCCATCCACCTTGCTACAATATTCCTCACAACATGTCACCTTTACAATTCTTGCTAA
- the LOC100801796 gene encoding probable RNA helicase SDE3 — MSTAGWSDEECSVIGEKAEIGFLDFEEEKSVCSYIDNEGAPIIVSVPFAFVDGKPQSVSVGDTAVDLITIRNTTDEPVDLWSVHIFASNPQDTFTLSLTEPPSANSNADEDQSCLESFTLEDRVLQPGENLKIWLSCKTKEMGMYSSVVYFDVGDEKIERVVFLLVEDKISKSLASNRPYSRRKKKEKFVVDTFVAGSRPAGKPTRRYINRLPKYDIPRDIRQLLESNRVPQVVEEGLTKRTYASFFKTLIIMEEIQLEEDMRTYDMECISMRKRANQFVTLEVPGLAERRPSLVHGDFIFVKLTSERDNNTTPVYQGYIHRVEADEIYLKFDPGFHFYHRDENRYDVHFTYNRINMRRLYQAAEAAEKLVTDFLFPSTSRKRHIKTTSLLPISGTFNEEQISSIKMILGCKGAPPYMIHGPPGTGKTRTMVEAILQLYKYHKNARILVCAPSNSAADYILEKLLAQQDVEFRENEIFRLNASARPYEDVKPEFVRFCFFDEMVFKCPPVNALIHYRIIISTYMSASLLYAEDVSHGHFSHIFLDEAGQASEPETMIPVSHLCTSDTVVVLAGDQLQLGPVIYSKKADEYGLGVSYMERLCECELYASGDTNYVTRLIRNYRCHPVILHLPSKLFYCGELIACRDSKSFMVIGDLLPNKDFPIIFYGIQGCDEREGNNPSWFNRIEASKVIEVVRRLIAGGNIKEENIGIITPYRQQVLKIKQTLENLDMPEIKVGSVEQFQGQEKEVIIISTVRSTIKHNEFDRVHCLGFLSNYRRFNVAITRAISLLVIIGNPHIICKDDHWSQMLWHCVDNSSYQGCSLPERVELYEDEDTGENTCFTEDNASPSNNVEWGQDSSNNGEWGQDSSFTKPVTDEAEWSDGWRSN, encoded by the exons ATGAGTACTGCCGGATGGTCAGATGAGGAATGCTCTGTCATCGGAGAAAAGGCAGAAATTGGGTTTCTAGATTTTGAGGAAGAGAAGTCTGTTTGCAGTTACATTGATAATGAAGGGGCACCGATTATTGTATCTGTCCCATTTGCATTTGTGGATGGCAAGCCTCAATCTGTATCTGTAGGAGATACTGCTGTGGATTTAATAACCATTAGGAATACTACTGATGAACCCGTGGACCTGTGGAGTGTTCATATTTTTGCCTCTAATCCTCAGGACACTTTCACTCTTTCTCTCACAGAACCTCCGTCAGCAAATTCAAATGCAGACGAAGATCAGAGCTGTTTAGAATCTTTCACTTTGGAGGACAGGGTGCTTCAGCCTGGTGAGAACTTAAAAATATGGTTGTCttgcaagacaaaagaaatgGGGATGTATTCGTCAGTTGTGTATTTTGATGTTGGAGATGAAAAAATCGAAAGGGTGGTTTTCCTCTTAGTTGAAGACAAAATCTCCAAGTCTTTGGCTTCTAACAGGccttattcaagaagaaagaaaaaagaaaaatttgttgTAGATACTTTTGTTGCAGGTTCACGTCCTGCAGGGAAGCCAACTCGAAGATACATTAATAGGCTTCCAAAATACGACATTCCCAGGGACATTAGACAGTTGCTTGAGAGCAATCGGGTCCCTCAAGTTGTAGAAGAAGGTCTTACAAAAAGGACTTATGCttcttttttcaaaacattaataATCATGGAAGAGATACAATTGGAG GAAGACATGAGGACTTATGACATGGAATGCATATCTATGAGAAAGAGGGCCAATCAATTCGTGACTTTGGAGGTTCCCGGGCTAGCTGAGAGAAGACCCTCGCTGGTTCATGGGGATTTTATCTTTGTCAAGCTCACATCTGAACGTGATAATAACACCACACCCGTTTACCAG GGATATATCCACCGAGTTGAAGCTGATGAGATCTATTTGAAGTTTGATCCTGGATTTCACTTTTACCACAGGGATGAAAATCGCTATGATGTTCACTTCACATATAACAGGATCAATATGAGAAGGTTATATCAAGCAGCTGAGGCTGCAGAAAAGTTGGTAactgattttctttttccatctACATCCAGAAAGAGACACATTAAAACCACTTCTCTGCTTCCCATATCTGGTACTTTTAACGAGGAGCAAATTAGTTCAATCAAAATGATTCTTGGTTGCAAAGGTGCACCACCCTATATGATTCATGGGCCCCCAGGTACGGGAAAGACAAGGACAATGGTAGAAGCAATTCTCCAGCTCTACAAATATCACAAGAATGCTCGTATTCTTGTCTGTGCACCCTCAAATAGTGCAGCAGACTACATACTAGAGAAACTACTTGCTCAACAGGATGTTGAATTTCGAGAGAATGAAATATTCAGGCTCAATGCATCTGCCAGGCCATACGAGGATGTCAAACCTGAATTTGTCCGCTTCTGCTTCTTTGATGAAATGGTATTTAAGTGTCCCCCAGTCAATGCCCTCATTCATTATAGGATCATAATATCCACATATATGAGTGCCTCTCTTCTTTATGCTGAAGATGTTTCCCATGGTCACTTCTCTCACATTTTTTTGGATGAGGCTGGCCAAGCTTCTGAACCTGAAACCATGATCCCTGTATCCCACCTCTGCACAAGCGATACTGTTGTTGTTCTGGCTGGAGACCAATTGCAGTTGGGTCCAGTAATATATTCCAAGAAAGCAGATGAGTATGGGTTGGGGGTTTCATACATGGAACGGTTGTGTGAATGCGAATTATATGCCAGTGGAGATACAAATTATGTAACACGACTGATTAGGAACTATCGATGTCACCCAGTGATTTTACATCTCCCTTCAAAGCTGTTCTATTGTGGGGAACTGATTGCCTGTAGAGACTCCAAATCTTTCATGGTGATTGGGGATTTGCTACCTAATAAGGATTTCCCTATTATTTTCTATGGCATCCAAGGATGTGATGAAAGAGAAGGGAATAACCCATCATGGTTCAATCGAATTGAAGCAAGTAAGGTTATAGAAGTTGTCAGGAGACTGATAGCCGGTGGGAATATAAAGGAGGAAAACATTGGCATAATAACTCCATATAGGCAACAAGTGCTGAAAATAAAACAGACACTTGAAAATCTAGATATGCCTGAAATCAAAGTGGGCAGTGTCGAACAATTTCAAGGACAAGAGAAGGAGGTTATTATCATATCTACAGTTCGATCAACTATCAAACACAATGAGTTTGACAGAGTCCACTGTCTTGGCTTTTTGAGCAATTATAGAAGGTTTAATGTGGCTATAACCCGTGCTATATCATTGCTGGTTATAATTGGGAACCCGCATATTATCTGCAAG GACGACCATTGGAGCCAAATGTTGTGGCACTGTGTGGACAATTCATCTTATCAGGGTTGTTCTCTTCCTGAAAGGGTGGAACTTTATGAAGATGAGGACACTGGAGAGAACACTTGCTTTACTGAAGATAATGCATCGCCCTCAAACAATGTAGAATGGGGTCAAGATTCATCAAATAATGGAGAATGGGGTCAAGATTCATCCTTCACTAAACCTGTTACAGATGAAGCTGAATGGTCTGATGGCTGGAGAAGTAATTAA